A single genomic interval of Flavobacterium sp. N2820 harbors:
- a CDS encoding lysophospholipid acyltransferase family protein, whose amino-acid sequence MEKIVSYPLSIVYYFFFLLWLVIFHPIQWICFNLFGYNAHRLSVAYLNWFLVRTTHILGASYHIKGMENVPENKPLIIVANHQSLHDITTIIWFLRKVHPKFISKIELGKGIPSVSYNLRHGGSALIDRKDPKQALPEIKKVAELVNNNNYSVVIFPEGTRSKTGTPKPFAVNGLKMLYKFAPDAYFLPITINNSWKMTKFGHFPLGLGVKLDFTIHKPMKISEHKFEEIFEYTEKTITEHIKI is encoded by the coding sequence ATGGAAAAAATAGTATCCTATCCACTTTCAATAGTGTATTACTTCTTTTTTTTACTTTGGTTAGTAATCTTTCATCCTATCCAATGGATTTGTTTCAATCTCTTTGGATATAATGCCCATCGTTTGAGTGTAGCTTACCTGAATTGGTTTTTAGTTCGTACTACTCATATTTTAGGCGCTTCATATCATATTAAAGGAATGGAAAACGTTCCAGAAAACAAACCTTTAATCATCGTTGCCAATCACCAAAGTTTACACGATATCACAACTATTATTTGGTTTTTACGAAAAGTACATCCAAAGTTTATTAGTAAAATTGAACTCGGTAAAGGAATTCCGAGTGTTTCTTATAACTTACGTCATGGTGGTTCGGCTTTAATTGACCGAAAAGATCCAAAACAAGCGTTGCCTGAAATTAAAAAGGTAGCCGAATTAGTAAACAACAATAATTATTCTGTGGTAATTTTTCCTGAAGGAACACGAAGCAAAACAGGAACACCTAAACCTTTCGCAGTGAATGGATTAAAAATGTTATATAAGTTTGCTCCAGATGCTTACTTCTTGCCTATTACGATAAATAACTCATGGAAAATGACTAAATTTGGACATTTCCCATTAGGTCTTGGTGTGAAATTAGATTTTACCATTCACAAACCAATGAAGATTTCAGAACATAAGTTTGAAGAAATTTTTGAATACACAGAAAAAACAATAACAGAACACATCAAAATATAA
- a CDS encoding metal-dependent transcriptional regulator, with product MTISEENYIKVIYHLSLVSPKGVNTNAIAGMLETKASSVTDMMKKLSDKDLVSYLKYQGVTLTEKGLHSAKMIVRKHRLWEVFLVDKLGFSWDEVHEIAEELEHIKSEQLINKLDAFLGFPIADPHGDPIPDENGIIKKIEKQLLSEVEINASFHCVGVKDSSTDFLKYLDKQKIALGSVVKVIDKEDFDDTLTVEIDGKRLTISNKIANNLYVQ from the coding sequence ATGACCATTTCTGAAGAAAATTATATTAAAGTTATTTACCATTTATCGTTGGTTTCTCCAAAAGGCGTTAATACTAATGCTATTGCAGGAATGTTAGAGACAAAAGCATCATCTGTTACGGATATGATGAAGAAACTTTCGGATAAAGATTTGGTAAGTTATTTAAAATATCAAGGCGTAACTTTAACTGAAAAAGGGTTGCATTCGGCAAAAATGATTGTAAGAAAACACCGTTTGTGGGAAGTTTTTTTGGTAGATAAATTAGGGTTTTCGTGGGATGAAGTGCATGAAATTGCAGAAGAATTAGAACACATCAAGTCCGAACAACTGATAAATAAATTAGATGCCTTTTTAGGTTTTCCAATAGCAGACCCGCACGGTGATCCAATTCCAGATGAAAACGGAATAATTAAGAAAATAGAAAAACAACTCTTGTCGGAAGTTGAAATTAATGCATCATTTCATTGTGTAGGTGTAAAAGATTCCTCTACCGATTTTTTAAAATATTTAGACAAACAAAAAATAGCTTTAGGTTCGGTTGTAAAAGTAATTGACAAAGAAGATTTTGATGATACATTAACGGTTGAAATTGATGGAAAACGATTGACTATTTCGAATAAAATTGCTAATAACTTATATGTACAATAA
- a CDS encoding lycopene cyclase family protein yields MQHYHYIFTGSGLSALMTVYELLLSGKFDDKSILLIDENTKKANDRTWCFWDEDNLFDEIVSKKWNQAIFANEKYNRVLELTPYQYKKINGLDFYELIFKKISKYKNIHFLNQKVVDFTELGNHCIVKTKEETFTCNKIFNSIYHPEVVTAQTKFPLIQQHFVGWFIKSNEDVFTPNCATFMDFSVEQKGNTRFMYVLPTSKTEALLEYTLFSKDLLLKEEYESEIKKYIENLGITEYEIIEKEQGTIPMTCYPFWKHNTKNVINIGSAGGWTKASTGYTFKSASKKSKSLVQFLKSESDFSKFHKKDKFWFYDLLLLDILSSKNELGSKIFSSMFKTGNSTVIFKFLDEETTIWEDLQVIWKCPKMIFVKALIGRILK; encoded by the coding sequence ATGCAACATTATCACTATATTTTCACTGGGTCAGGTTTATCGGCTTTAATGACCGTTTATGAATTGCTTCTATCTGGAAAATTTGATGATAAATCCATTTTGCTAATTGATGAAAATACTAAAAAAGCAAACGATAGAACATGGTGCTTTTGGGACGAAGATAATTTATTTGATGAAATTGTCTCAAAAAAATGGAATCAAGCCATTTTTGCCAATGAAAAATATAATCGGGTTTTAGAACTAACGCCTTATCAATACAAAAAAATCAATGGATTAGATTTTTACGAATTGATTTTTAAGAAGATTTCAAAATATAAAAACATCCATTTTCTAAATCAAAAAGTTGTTGATTTTACAGAATTAGGCAATCATTGCATCGTAAAAACCAAAGAAGAAACTTTCACTTGCAATAAAATTTTCAATTCGATTTACCATCCTGAAGTTGTTACAGCACAAACCAAATTCCCGTTAATTCAACAACATTTTGTGGGTTGGTTTATTAAGAGTAATGAAGACGTTTTTACGCCAAACTGCGCAACTTTTATGGATTTTTCAGTGGAACAAAAAGGTAATACAAGATTTATGTACGTTTTACCAACATCAAAAACTGAAGCGTTATTAGAATATACGTTGTTTTCAAAAGATTTACTTTTAAAAGAGGAATATGAGTCTGAAATCAAAAAATACATTGAAAATTTAGGCATAACCGAGTATGAAATCATCGAAAAAGAACAAGGAACTATTCCAATGACGTGTTATCCTTTTTGGAAACACAATACTAAAAACGTTATCAATATTGGTTCGGCAGGCGGTTGGACAAAAGCTAGTACGGGTTATACTTTTAAAAGCGCATCCAAAAAATCAAAGTCGTTAGTTCAATTTCTAAAATCAGAATCCGACTTTTCGAAGTTTCATAAAAAAGATAAATTTTGGTTCTATGATTTGTTGTTACTGGACATTTTAAGTTCAAAAAACGAGTTAGGTTCCAAAATATTTTCATCGATGTTTAAAACTGGAAACTCGACTGTGATTTTTAAATTTTTGGATGAAGAAACTACTATTTGGGAAGATTTACAAGTCATTTGGAAATGTCCAAAAATGATATTTGTGAAGGCGCTAATTGGTAGAATTTTAAAATAA
- a CDS encoding BrxA/BrxB family bacilliredoxin yields the protein MYPEEMVKPMRAELTEAGFQELYSAEAVENALKNEGTTLVVINSVCGCAARNARPGAKMSLDGTKKPSQLVTVFAGVDREAVDAARQHMFPFPPSSPCMALFKDGELVHMLERHHIEGRPAELIAENLKDAYNEYC from the coding sequence ATGTATCCAGAAGAAATGGTAAAACCAATGCGTGCTGAATTAACAGAAGCTGGTTTTCAAGAATTATATAGCGCAGAAGCAGTAGAAAATGCTTTAAAAAACGAAGGAACAACATTAGTAGTCATCAACTCGGTTTGTGGTTGTGCTGCAAGAAATGCACGTCCGGGAGCAAAAATGAGTTTAGATGGTACTAAAAAACCTTCGCAGTTAGTAACTGTTTTTGCAGGTGTTGATAGAGAAGCTGTTGATGCAGCTCGTCAACACATGTTTCCTTTTCCTCCATCATCGCCGTGTATGGCTTTATTTAAAGATGGTGAATTGGTACACATGTTAGAACGCCATCATATCGAAGGTCGTCCGGCAGAATTAATTGCTGAGAATTTAAAAGACGCTTACAACGAGTATTGCTAA
- a CDS encoding ZIP family metal transporter codes for MFDSIIHFFESIDPILAAFLATTFTWGLTAFGASFVFFFKSMNRVVLDGMLGFTGGVMVAASFWSLLAPAIEMSGGAGFVKVIPAAIGFLLGAIFIFGLDKVLPHMHINFKETEGIKSPWQRTTLLVLAITLHNIPEGLAVGVLFGGVAAGIPEASIAGAVTLAIGIGIQNFPEGIAVSMPLRRMGMSRRKSFMYGQSSAIVEPIFGVIGAVAVTFFTPILPYALAFAAGAMIFVVVEEVIPETQQDKNTDIATLGFIGGFIVMMVLDVALG; via the coding sequence ATGTTTGATTCAATTATTCATTTTTTTGAAAGTATTGACCCAATTTTGGCGGCTTTTTTAGCAACCACATTTACTTGGGGTCTAACGGCATTTGGTGCTTCGTTTGTGTTCTTTTTTAAGAGTATGAACCGCGTTGTTTTAGACGGAATGCTTGGTTTCACTGGCGGTGTAATGGTAGCAGCAAGTTTTTGGAGTTTGTTGGCGCCAGCTATAGAAATGAGTGGTGGTGCTGGATTTGTAAAAGTAATTCCTGCTGCTATAGGATTTTTATTAGGTGCTATTTTTATTTTCGGATTAGATAAAGTGTTGCCTCACATGCACATTAATTTTAAAGAAACCGAAGGAATTAAATCACCATGGCAACGTACTACGCTTTTGGTTTTAGCTATAACGTTGCACAATATTCCAGAAGGATTAGCAGTTGGTGTTTTGTTTGGTGGTGTTGCCGCTGGAATTCCGGAAGCATCTATTGCAGGTGCCGTTACGTTAGCTATCGGAATTGGAATTCAAAATTTTCCTGAAGGAATAGCCGTTTCTATGCCCTTACGAAGAATGGGAATGAGCAGAAGAAAAAGTTTCATGTACGGACAATCGTCTGCAATTGTAGAACCTATTTTTGGGGTTATTGGTGCGGTTGCTGTAACTTTTTTTACGCCAATTTTGCCTTATGCTTTAGCTTTTGCAGCTGGAGCGATGATTTTTGTGGTAGTTGAAGAAGTAATTCCAGAAACCCAACAAGATAAAAATACCGATATTGCCACCTTAGGTTTTATCGGAGGATTTATTGTAATGATGGTTTTAGATGTAGCTTTGGGTTAA
- a CDS encoding acyl-ACP desaturase has product MSTHNVRLEVMQFLEKKIDTFVDEFLIPVEKIWQPTDLLPNSQNETFFEEVRELREIAKDLPYDFWVTLVGDTITEEALPTYESWLMEVEGVNQDGVGNGWSKWIRQWTGEENRHGDLLNKYLYLSGRVNMREVEITTQHLINDGFDIGTSNDPYKNFVYTSFQELATYVSHNRVALIAKKYGDKKLHKICNMIAGDEMRHHLAYSEFVNQIFKVDPSEMMLAFQHMMKHKIVMPAHFLRESGQKISTAFEQFSDSAQRIGVYTAADYVDIMQKLIDKWEIDKISGLSDEAEKARDYLMKLPARMIKISERLVIPETGHVFKWVEPALAR; this is encoded by the coding sequence ATGTCAACACACAATGTACGATTAGAAGTAATGCAATTTTTAGAAAAAAAAATTGACACTTTTGTGGATGAATTTTTAATTCCTGTGGAGAAAATTTGGCAACCAACCGATTTATTACCAAATTCTCAAAACGAAACTTTTTTTGAAGAAGTAAGAGAACTTCGAGAAATTGCTAAAGATTTACCTTATGACTTTTGGGTAACTTTAGTGGGTGACACCATTACAGAAGAAGCATTGCCAACATATGAATCATGGTTAATGGAAGTTGAAGGTGTAAACCAAGATGGTGTAGGAAACGGTTGGAGCAAATGGATTCGTCAATGGACAGGTGAAGAAAATCGTCATGGTGATTTGTTAAACAAATATTTATATCTTTCTGGAAGAGTAAATATGCGAGAAGTAGAAATAACCACACAACATTTAATCAACGATGGTTTTGATATTGGAACTAGTAACGATCCCTATAAAAACTTTGTTTACACCAGTTTTCAAGAATTAGCAACCTATGTTTCGCACAATAGAGTGGCTTTGATTGCAAAAAAATATGGGGATAAAAAATTACATAAAATTTGCAACATGATTGCAGGAGACGAAATGCGTCACCACTTAGCATATAGCGAATTTGTGAATCAAATTTTTAAAGTTGATCCAAGCGAAATGATGTTGGCTTTCCAACACATGATGAAGCACAAAATTGTAATGCCTGCACATTTTTTAAGAGAATCTGGGCAAAAAATAAGCACTGCTTTTGAACAATTTTCTGATTCAGCACAACGAATTGGTGTGTATACAGCGGCTGATTATGTTGATATTATGCAAAAATTAATTGATAAATGGGAAATTGATAAAATTTCTGGATTATCTGATGAAGCTGAAAAAGCAAGAGACTATTTAATGAAATTACCAGCAAGAATGATTAAAATTTCGGAACGATTAGTCATTCCTGAAACTGGTCATGTTTTCAAATGGGTAGAACCTGCTTTAGCAAGATAA
- a CDS encoding TonB-dependent receptor: MKLQIFISISLLFGIFSFSQNTIKGTISANNEPLSFVNVYLKELKKGAETNEKGIYEFTNVPNGSYTIIASYVGFKPERKKITILNEPNLTLNFNLMEDANVLNDVVVSGTLKPVSRMETPVPVEVYTTAFLKKNPTSNVFEALQNVNGVRPQLNCNICNTGDIHINGLEGPYTMVTIDGMPIVSSLSTVYGLSGIPNSLIDRIEIIKGPASSLYGSEAVGGLINIITKKPLNAPLFSADIFSTSWLETNVDLGFKSNISKKAVTLVGINYYTYNQPIDNNNDNFTDVTLQERISIFNKWNFDRKSNKEFTIAGRLFYEDRWGGEMQWNKTHRGGSEVYGESIYTKRVELLSKYQLPTTEDMYLSFSATAHDQNSVYGNTIYLANQKIAFGQYTWDKKAENHNLLLGAAFRYQYYNDNTTATISAEKTKIYSIFIQDEIKLAPKHTILLGARYDYNNNHGNIFTPRIAYKWNPTENDVFRINAGTGFRIVNLFTEEHAALTGSRDVVITEDLKPETSYNINFNYLKKIRFENGTFLGFETSAWYTYFNNQIIPDYDTNPNQIIYSNLNGYAQTIGISSNIDLVTPFGLKAIVGLTIMEPKNVQNGVSSTPVLTEKYSANWAITYDIPKWFLSIDYTGNAYGPMRLPLLSDLDPRSEYSNLWSLQNIQFTYKKFRNFELYGGVKNILNWTPNKGTPFLIARANDPFDEDVTYDTNGNVLATPNNPYALTFDPSYVYAPNQGIRGFLGIRYTIF, from the coding sequence ATGAAACTACAAATATTTATTTCTATATCGCTTTTGTTTGGGATTTTTTCTTTCTCTCAAAACACGATAAAGGGAACAATTTCTGCAAACAACGAACCTTTATCTTTTGTAAATGTATACCTGAAAGAACTAAAAAAAGGTGCTGAAACAAATGAAAAGGGGATTTATGAATTTACAAATGTTCCTAATGGTTCCTATACAATTATTGCATCCTATGTTGGGTTTAAACCCGAAAGAAAAAAAATAACTATTTTAAATGAGCCAAATTTAACTCTGAATTTTAATTTGATGGAAGATGCAAATGTTTTAAACGATGTTGTGGTTTCGGGGACACTAAAACCTGTTTCTCGAATGGAAACCCCAGTTCCTGTAGAAGTATACACAACAGCCTTTTTGAAAAAAAATCCAACATCAAATGTTTTTGAAGCCTTGCAAAATGTAAATGGCGTTCGACCTCAACTCAATTGCAATATTTGCAACACAGGCGACATTCACATCAATGGATTAGAAGGTCCATATACTATGGTTACCATTGACGGAATGCCAATTGTAAGTTCGCTTTCAACCGTTTATGGTTTATCTGGAATTCCCAATTCGTTGATTGATCGAATTGAAATCATAAAAGGGCCAGCCTCAAGTTTATATGGAAGTGAAGCGGTTGGAGGTTTAATCAACATCATTACCAAAAAACCTTTGAATGCCCCTTTGTTTTCTGCTGATATTTTTTCGACTTCATGGTTAGAAACCAATGTGGATTTAGGATTTAAAAGTAACATTAGTAAAAAAGCAGTTACTTTAGTCGGCATCAATTATTACACTTACAACCAACCAATCGATAATAACAACGATAATTTCACTGATGTAACCTTGCAAGAACGAATTTCTATCTTCAACAAATGGAACTTTGACCGAAAAAGCAATAAAGAGTTCACCATCGCTGGGCGGTTATTTTATGAAGACCGTTGGGGTGGCGAAATGCAATGGAATAAAACCCATCGTGGTGGCTCTGAAGTGTATGGCGAAAGCATTTATACCAAACGAGTGGAGCTTTTGAGCAAATATCAATTACCCACCACAGAGGATATGTATTTGTCGTTTTCAGCAACAGCTCACGATCAAAATTCGGTCTATGGAAATACGATTTACTTGGCAAATCAAAAAATCGCTTTTGGACAATATACATGGGATAAAAAGGCAGAAAATCATAATTTACTATTAGGAGCGGCTTTTCGTTACCAATATTACAACGACAATACGACTGCTACTATTTCGGCAGAAAAAACAAAAATTTACAGTATTTTCATTCAAGATGAAATAAAACTAGCGCCTAAGCATACGATTTTATTAGGTGCTCGCTACGATTACAACAACAATCATGGTAACATATTTACACCGAGAATAGCCTACAAATGGAATCCAACAGAAAATGATGTATTCCGAATTAATGCAGGAACTGGATTTAGAATTGTAAATCTATTTACTGAAGAACATGCCGCTTTAACAGGCTCAAGAGATGTTGTAATTACAGAAGATTTAAAACCAGAAACTTCATATAACATCAATTTTAACTATTTGAAGAAAATTAGATTTGAAAACGGTACTTTTTTAGGATTTGAAACCTCGGCTTGGTACACCTATTTTAACAACCAAATTATTCCAGATTATGATACAAATCCAAATCAAATTATTTATTCAAACTTAAATGGATATGCACAAACCATAGGAATTAGTAGCAATATCGATTTAGTAACACCTTTCGGATTAAAAGCAATTGTTGGTTTAACAATTATGGAACCAAAAAATGTGCAAAACGGAGTGAGTTCAACACCAGTTTTAACAGAAAAATACAGCGCCAATTGGGCTATAACTTACGATATTCCAAAATGGTTTTTATCCATCGATTACACCGGAAATGCATACGGACCAATGCGATTGCCATTATTAAGCGACCTAGATCCAAGAAGCGAGTATTCAAACCTATGGAGTTTGCAGAACATTCAATTTACTTATAAAAAATTTCGTAATTTTGAACTTTATGGCGGCGTAAAAAATATTTTAAATTGGACACCTAACAAAGGAACTCCGTTTTTAATTGCAAGAGCAAATGATCCATTTGATGAAGATGTAACATATGACACTAACGGAAATGTTCTAGCAACTCCAAACAATCCATATGCTTTAACTTTTGATCCGAGTTATGTGTATGCGCCCAACCAAGGAATTAGAGGTTTTTTAGGAATTCGATATACTATTTTTTAA
- a CDS encoding TonB-dependent receptor family protein: MKIVVTQIALSLSLCSFAQEEPKTTAADSVKTLKEVVVSANQIIGSKFEAANKTGSASYISAEDLQKFNYTDINRVLRSVNGVNVYEEDGFGLRPNISLRGTSPDRSAKITLMEDNVLIAPAPYSAPAAYYVPSVGRMNAVEILKGSSQIQYGPFTTGGTINFVSAPIPSKFSAGFLTDYGSFNTSRTIANVGIANETFGAVVQFLNYNSDGFKELPNGANTGFDKNDVMAKFKIQSKRTSKIYNALEFKMVYADEDANETYLGLTEEDFKTSPFKRYAGSQKDNITTKNNQFSITHTLKTNNYFSITTTAYRNKFARNWYKLNDVRFGGTTYAIDAILEDPTTNALAFDYLTGAQNSPNNALRVRANNRGYLAQGVQTKLDFHFLTGNIYHDLEIGIRYHKDSEDRFQWNDSYAMIDGSMVLTTAGTPGTQDNRIAYAKALAAHALYKIKYNNLTITPGIRFETIDLRNENYGTNDVNRTGINLVTNDNHLKIWLPGVGANYKIDNNLSFFGGVHKGFAPPTNTPGTQAEKSVNYEIGSRFKHNKLSGEIVAYFNDYSNLLGSDLAASGGTGTLDQFNAGEAHVRGIELLLNYQILKEDGKFKLPVSFGYTLTDTEFVNEFASTDGIWGTIAEGDEIPYISKHQFNASIALEHSKFELVLAARFNGEFRTIAGQGSIPNEFSVPNNTVVDFASKYKFNKNFSLTGNINNLFDTTYLVSRVPAGLRPGMPFSASVGIAAQF, translated from the coding sequence ATGAAAATAGTTGTTACCCAAATTGCGCTATCATTATCGTTATGCTCTTTTGCACAAGAAGAACCTAAAACCACTGCAGCTGATTCTGTTAAAACTTTAAAAGAAGTTGTTGTTTCTGCGAATCAAATTATCGGAAGTAAATTTGAGGCAGCTAATAAAACAGGTTCGGCATCCTATATTTCTGCTGAAGATTTACAAAAATTCAATTACACCGATATCAATCGCGTACTACGCTCTGTAAATGGTGTTAATGTATATGAGGAAGACGGGTTTGGATTGCGCCCAAACATCAGTTTAAGAGGAACATCACCAGACAGAAGTGCAAAAATCACATTAATGGAAGATAATGTTCTAATAGCGCCTGCACCCTATAGTGCTCCTGCGGCTTATTATGTTCCATCGGTTGGAAGAATGAATGCCGTTGAAATTTTAAAAGGAAGTAGCCAAATTCAATACGGTCCATTTACCACAGGAGGAACGATTAACTTTGTTTCGGCACCAATTCCATCTAAATTTAGTGCTGGATTTTTGACCGATTATGGAAGTTTTAATACCAGTAGAACTATCGCAAATGTTGGAATTGCAAATGAAACTTTTGGAGCAGTTGTTCAGTTTTTAAATTACAATTCAGATGGATTTAAAGAGTTGCCAAACGGAGCAAATACAGGTTTTGACAAAAATGATGTAATGGCAAAATTCAAAATACAATCAAAACGAACTAGCAAAATTTATAATGCGCTAGAGTTTAAAATGGTGTATGCTGATGAAGATGCAAACGAAACTTACTTAGGTTTAACGGAAGAAGATTTCAAAACATCTCCTTTCAAACGCTATGCAGGTTCACAAAAAGATAATATTACTACAAAAAATAATCAATTTTCAATTACGCATACTTTAAAAACCAATAATTACTTTAGCATCACCACTACCGCTTATCGCAATAAATTTGCTAGAAATTGGTATAAATTAAACGATGTTAGATTTGGCGGAACTACGTATGCGATTGATGCAATTTTGGAAGACCCAACAACAAATGCATTAGCTTTTGATTATCTTACAGGTGCGCAAAACTCTCCAAATAATGCTTTAAGAGTTAGAGCTAATAATAGAGGTTATCTAGCACAAGGCGTACAAACCAAATTAGATTTTCATTTTTTAACAGGCAATATCTACCACGATTTAGAAATAGGAATTAGATATCACAAAGACAGTGAAGATCGTTTTCAATGGAATGATAGCTATGCAATGATTGATGGATCTATGGTTTTAACCACTGCTGGAACACCAGGAACACAAGACAATAGAATTGCATATGCTAAAGCCTTAGCCGCTCATGCTTTGTATAAAATTAAATACAATAATTTAACCATTACACCTGGAATTCGTTTTGAAACCATTGATTTAAGAAATGAAAACTATGGAACAAATGATGTGAATAGAACAGGAATAAACTTAGTTACAAACGACAATCACCTAAAAATTTGGTTGCCTGGCGTAGGTGCAAATTATAAAATTGACAACAATTTATCATTTTTTGGTGGTGTTCATAAAGGGTTTGCGCCTCCTACAAATACGCCTGGAACACAAGCAGAAAAAAGTGTAAACTATGAAATAGGATCACGTTTCAAACACAATAAATTATCGGGAGAAATTGTAGCTTATTTTAATGATTATTCAAATTTATTAGGAAGTGATTTAGCTGCAAGTGGCGGCACGGGTACATTAGATCAATTCAATGCTGGCGAAGCACATGTTAGAGGAATTGAACTGTTGTTAAATTATCAAATCTTAAAAGAAGACGGAAAATTCAAGTTACCTGTATCTTTTGGTTACACATTAACAGATACCGAATTTGTAAATGAATTTGCAAGTACAGATGGAATTTGGGGAACTATAGCTGAAGGAGATGAAATTCCATACATTTCTAAACACCAGTTTAATGCTTCTATTGCTTTAGAACATTCAAAATTTGAGTTGGTTTTAGCAGCTCGTTTTAATGGTGAATTTAGAACTATTGCGGGTCAAGGTTCAATCCCAAATGAGTTTTCAGTACCAAACAATACTGTGGTTGATTTTGCTTCTAAATATAAATTCAATAAAAATTTCAGCCTAACAGGAAACATAAATAATCTTTTTGATACCACATATTTGGTTTCAAGAGTTCCTGCAGGTTTGAGACCAGGAATGCCCTTTAGTGCTTCGGTTGGTATTGCAGCACAATTTTAA